A part of Syngnathoides biaculeatus isolate LvHL_M chromosome 21, ASM1980259v1, whole genome shotgun sequence genomic DNA contains:
- the nhsl2 gene encoding NHS-like protein 2 isoform X2: protein MPFCKRVILPRDLCKPGSGVRTSELFADLVDVCAFTLASVLRQLSDLSRHSLGVLEELEGELASVCRRSGALEGRLGRVVGMLRKNQHTATVGLEAESGRRGGSRGGGDGGGNHHNHAGGGRRGSGELGNGAAHFRSPWQQSVNVFGSWSRPECVEELHQQAQLNLQSLLQDFEEQLCDGQPPGQTFRRPPSQSSDDASPGSPGNKRPDFIFLPASKQLYEDETTSSVFGLRSLAGPSPSPSPSPCESDRLPSGWSAGPPVAEKPRWHLGRRAPAHATAGEGGGKFHGADLLQHSASLSPSPAERFHQPRSLEPVADTPRQNLALRKIRSNLDAASPSDIIPDQPGTMDHSGLLYSNAPSGAWNGPKGSTFSPGAWNEPYNYIGKKGPAVPPKQRGVVGRAGGGAHEGLTLVSNSQSVSSSPASDASGRRRDDAPGLERRSETEGAAADGGTGTGRGRGMSARSLAAANAFKFRERSLSTPTDSDSFCFTEVGTERPDGTLASTGNGTVTSTEHRWQHPNFLGLGENYALLYPRGSSEDSASTADTISVSASDYAAEGRLCLRSRSISLKKSKRKPPPPVRSVSLMKNLDQAEGRIHHEGGLHRDGRPKSLHIPRDPFPDFQPDFLLPASRSGEPGQVACAGLPDREVRASEKEAEPTFSSHWQLGERKSNDPYRSLSGSSTATGTTAMERVKVKGSWESPLDSPATSGATSPSHLLAGTDVKPVSPFKPPGLVSPSSGYSSQSETPTPTVPPGQTAGAGSSGTTGCKMRPKIPERKSSLPSPKDPAARSRLSFEMPGNAHPELSSIKPKQKASRRHSDTSAAAKPGKISPGSSQVLPTVTQNELKRVRLRSVSRGDLEDCPDGASDTIEEEQQRRDFEDDSSPPPAQPKPKPPISVKPPLPKRPLNLLLKSQCSTPTLTLDSPPASPVDRPVPLGNIYKVMKKPKPKKSQSQSLSNASAIQDYNSTHATSNRCLFDLPPLPDPQPLLEDPDSEPGFDPGLRLGPEDGGSLPSPCSNREAPELPDKSKTLPSRMTISCLAELSDKKKSKVPPPVPKKPNVLLLPSSSAHSSTNTGTERRTAAADSPPGPPSPGDPFPPEKIPISPETSTEDENHLGADVSTECLLHSSLPPDSSLAAPDEKRAAAGIEADDDDDGAAGDKTVLHIAEETDEDFPASAAATHTTEDLFTIIHRSKRKVLGRKEPSDSFGSRQSLTSPVKQLNPGQRSSSRNENFMALLQKKGSKSSSAGARVSAAELLKSTNPLARRVTDLPGEAGEVQFGQGKVNDQ from the exons ATGCCTTTCTGCAAGCGTGTGATCTTGCCGAGGGATTTGTGCAAGCCCGGTTCCGGCGTCAGGACGTCGGAGCTGTTCGCGGACCTGGTCGACGTGTGCGCCTTCACGCTGGCCTCGGTGCTGCGCCAACTTTCCGACCTGTCCCGACACTCGCTGGGCGTCCTGGAGGAGCTGGAGGGCGAGCTGGCGTCCGTGTGCCGGAGGTCCGGCGCGCTGGAGGGCAGACTGGGCCGAGTGGTCGGCATGCTCCGAAAGAACCAGCACACAG CCACCGTCGGACTCGAGGCGGAGAGCGGCAGGCGCGGAGGCagccgcggcggcggcgacggcggcggcaaCCACCACAACCACGCCGGAGGAGGACGGCGGGGAAGCGGCGAGCTCGGCAACGGCGCGGCCCACTTCaggtctccatggcaacagagCGTGAACGTGTTTGGCTCCTGGAGCAGACCCGAGTGTGTCGAAGAGCTCCACCAGCAGGCGCAGCTTAACCTCCAGAGCCTGCTGCAAG actttgaggagCAGCTGTGCGACGGCCAGCCGCCGGGTCAGACGTTCCGCCGCCCGCCCTCGCAGAGCTCCGACGACGCCTCGCCGGGCTCCCCCGGCAACAAGCGGCCCGACTTCATCTTTCTG CCGGCCTCCAAGCAGCTCTACGAAGATGAGACCACCAGCTCGGTCTTCGGACTGAGGTCCCTGGCCGGCCCGTCTCCCTCGCCTTCCCCGTCCCCCTGCGAGTCGGATCGCCTCCCGTCGGGCTGGAGCGCCGGACCGCCCGTCGCAGAGAAACCGCGCTGGCACCTTGGTAGACGGGCGCCAGCTCACGCCACAGCAG GTGAAGGAGGAGGCAAGTTCCACGGTGCGGATCTGCTCCAGCACTCGGCGTCCTTATCCCCCTCTCCGGCGGAGCGCTTCCACCAGCCCCGCTCCCTGGAGCCCGTCGCTGACACCCCTCGTCAGAACCTCGCCCTGAGGAAGATCCGCTCCAACCTCGACGCCGCCTCGCCTTCAG ATATCATCCCGGACCAACCGGGAACCATGGACCACTCCGGCCTGCTTTACTCCAACGCTCCGTCCGGCGCCTGGAACGGACCGAAAGGCTCCACCTTCTCTCCCGGGGCCTGGAACGAGCCTTACAATTACATCGGCAAGAAAGGGCCGGCCGTTCCGCCCAAGCAACGCGGCGTCGTCGGCCGCGCGGGAGGCGGGGCTCACGAAGGCCTGACGTTAGTGAGCAACTCGCAGTCCGTCTCCTCCTCTCCCGCGTCGGACGCTTCCGGGAGACGGCGGGACGACGCGCcggggttagagaggaggagcGAGACGGAGGGGGCCGCGGCCGACGGCGGGACGGGGACGGGGAGGGGAAGGGGGATGTCGGCGCGCTCCTTAGCCGCGGCGAACGCGTTCAAGTTCCGGGAACGTTCTCTCTCCACGCCCACCGACTCTGATTCCTTTTGCTTTACCGAGGTTGGCACGGAGCGACCCGACGGGACTCTGGCATCCACGGGGAACGGGACCGTGACATCTACAGAGCACCGGTGGCAGCATCCTAACTTTTTGGGTCTCGGTGAGAATTACGCTCTGCTCTATCCCAGAGGGAGCTCAGAAGACAGCGCCAGTACCGCGGACACGATCTCCGTTTCGGCGTCGGACTACGCCGCCGAAGGACGCTTGTGCCTGCGCTCGCGGTCCATCTCGCTGAAAAAGTCAAAGCGCAAGCCTCCGCCTCCAGTGAGGAGCGTGTCTCTCATGAAGAACCTGGACCAGGCCGAGGGAAGGATCCACCACGAGGGCGGTTTGCATCGGGACGGACGCCCAAAGAGCCTGCACATCCCGAGGGACCCGTTTCCAGACTTCCAGCCCGATTTCCTTTTGCCCGCTTCTAGATCAGGGGAGCCGGGCCAGGTAGCCTGCGCCGGACTTCCCGACCGGGAGGTCCGCGCTTCGGAAAAGGAGGCGGAGCCGACTTTCTCCTCTCACTGGCAGCTGGGGGAGCGGAAGAGCAATGACCCCTACAG GTCTTTATCGGGCTCCAGCACCGCGACCGGTACGACCGCGATGGAACGCGTGAAAGTCAAAGGCAGTTGGGAGTCGCCGCTCGACTCGCCCGCCACCTCCGGAGCCACGTCGCCCTCGCACCTCCTCGCGGGAACGGACGTCAAGCCCGTTTCGCCCTTCAAGCCCCCGGGACTCGTGTCTCCATCGAGCGGCTATTCCAGTCAGTCGGAAACACCCACCCCTACCGTGCCGCCGGGTCAGACGGCGGGCGCGGGGTCGTCCGGGACGACGGGATGTAAGATGCGGCCAAAGATCCCCGAAAGAAAATCTTCGCTCCCTTCGCCGAAGGATCCCGCCGCCAGGTCCAGATTATCCTTTGAGATGCCAGGGAACGCCCATCCGGAGCTCTCGTCAATCAAGCCGAAGCAAAAAGCCAGCAGGCGGCATTCGGACACGTCCGCCGCCGCGAAACCTGGAAAAATCAGCCCCGGCTCTTCGCAGGTCCTCCCGACGGTCACCCAGAACGAACTGAAAAGAGTCCGTCTCCGTTCGGTCTCGCGAGGCGATCTGGAGGACTGCCCGGACGGTGCGTCGGACACCATCGAAGAAGAGCAGCAGCGCAGGGACTTTGAAGATGACTCCAGCCCGCCTCCCGCTCAACCTAAACCCAAGCCGCCAATTTCTGTCAAACCCCCTCTTCCGAAACGGCCCCTTAATCTGCTCCTGAAGTCCCAGTGCTCCACGCCCACCCTCACCCTGGATTCTCCCCCGGCGTCGCCCGTCGACCGCCCGGTTCCCCTGGGCAACATTTACAAAGTCATGAAGAaaccaaaacccaaaaaaagtcaatcaCAAAGTCTTTCCAACGCATCCGCGATCCAAGATTATAATTCGACTCACGCCACCTCCAACCGGTGCCTCTTTGATCTCCCGCCCCTTCCCGACCCCCAGCCTCTCCTGGAGGATCCCGAttcggagccgggatttgatccCGGCCTCCGACTCGGGCCAGAGGACGGCGGCTCGCTCCCTTCTCCTTGCAGTAATCGGGAGGCTCCGGAACTCCCGGACAAGAGCAAGACTCTTCCTTCCAGAATGACAATCTCCTGTCTGGCAGAGCTCTCTGACAAAAAGAAATCCAAG GTTCCACCCCCGGTGCCCAAGAAGCCAAACGTCCtactccttccttcctcctccgcccaCTCCTCAACTAACACCGGAACGGAGCGCCGGACCGCGGCGGCCGACAGCCCGCCGGGGCCTCCGTCTCCCGGAGATCCTTTCCCCCCGGAAAAGATTCCTATAAGTCCTGAAACGTCGACGGAAGATGAGAATCACCTGGGAGCAGACGTCTCGACGGAGTGTTTGCTTCACTCTTCCCTGCCGCCGGATTCCTCCCTCGCGGCGCCGGATGAGAAAAGGGCCGCCGCGGGGATTGAGGCA gacgacgacgacgacggcgcggCCGGCGACAAAACGGTGCTTCACATCGCGGAGGAAACGGATGAAGACTTCCCGGCCAGCGCGGCTGCAACGCACACCACCGAAGACCTGTTCACCATCATACACAG GTCCAAGCGGAAGGTCCTGGGTCGCAAGGAGCCTTCCGACTCCTTCGGAAGCCGCCAGAGTCTGACGTCCCCGGTCAAGCAGCTGAACCCCGGCCAGAGGTCCAGCTCCCGCAACGAGAACTTCATGGCCTTGTTGCAGAAGAAGGGCAGTAAGTCTTCCAGCGCGGGGGCCAGGGTGTCCGCCGCCGAACTTCTCAAAAGCACAAACCCCCTGGCGCGACGCGTCACCGATCTCCCGGGCGAGGCGGGGGAGGTCCAATTCGGCCAAGGCAAAGTCAACGATCAGTGA
- the nhsl2 gene encoding NHS-like protein 2 isoform X1: MPFCKRVILPRDLCKPGSGVRTSELFADLVDVCAFTLASVLRQLSDLSRHSLGVLEELEGELASVCRRSGALEGRLGRVVGMLRKNQHTATVGLEAESGRRGGSRGGGDGGGNHHNHAGGGRRGSGELGNGAAHFRSPWQQSVNVFGSWSRPECVEELHQQAQLNLQSLLQDFEEQLCDGQPPGQTFRRPPSQSSDDASPGSPGNKRPDFIFLPASKQLYEDETTSSVFGLRSLAGPSPSPSPSPCESDRLPSGWSAGPPVAEKPRWHLGRRAPAHATAGEGGGKFHGADLLQHSASLSPSPAERFHQPRSLEPVADTPRQNLALRKIRSNLDAASPSDIIPDQPGTMDHSGLLYSNAPSGAWNGPKGSTFSPGAWNEPYNYIGKKGPAVPPKQRGVVGRAGGGAHEGLTLVSNSQSVSSSPASDASGRRRDDAPGLERRSETEGAAADGGTGTGRGRGMSARSLAAANAFKFRERSLSTPTDSDSFCFTEVGTERPDGTLASTGNGTVTSTEHRWQHPNFLGLGENYALLYPRGSSEDSASTADTISVSASDYAAEGRLCLRSRSISLKKSKRKPPPPVRSVSLMKNLDQAEGRIHHEGGLHRDGRPKSLHIPRDPFPDFQPDFLLPASRSGEPGQVACAGLPDREVRASEKEAEPTFSSHWQLGERKSNDPYRSLSGSSTATGTTAMERVKVKGSWESPLDSPATSGATSPSHLLAGTDVKPVSPFKPPGLVSPSSGYSSQSETPTPTVPPGQTAGAGSSGTTGCKMRPKIPERKSSLPSPKDPAARSRLSFEMPGNAHPELSSIKPKQKASRRHSDTSAAAKPGKISPGSSQVLPTVTQNELKRVRLRSVSRGDLEDCPDGASDTIEEEQQRRDFEDDSSPPPAQPKPKPPISVKPPLPKRPLNLLLKSQCSTPTLTLDSPPASPVDRPVPLGNIYKVMKKPKPKKSQSQSLSNASAIQDYNSTHATSNRCLFDLPPLPDPQPLLEDPDSEPGFDPGLRLGPEDGGSLPSPCSNREAPELPDKSKTLPSRMTISCLAELSDKKKSKVPPPVPKKPNVLLLPSSSAHSSTNTGTERRTAAADSPPGPPSPGDPFPPEKIPISPETSTEDENHLGADVSTECLLHSSLPPDSSLAAPDEKRAAAGIEADDDDDDDDGAAGDKTVLHIAEETDEDFPASAAATHTTEDLFTIIHRSKRKVLGRKEPSDSFGSRQSLTSPVKQLNPGQRSSSRNENFMALLQKKGSKSSSAGARVSAAELLKSTNPLARRVTDLPGEAGEVQFGQGKVNDQ; encoded by the exons ATGCCTTTCTGCAAGCGTGTGATCTTGCCGAGGGATTTGTGCAAGCCCGGTTCCGGCGTCAGGACGTCGGAGCTGTTCGCGGACCTGGTCGACGTGTGCGCCTTCACGCTGGCCTCGGTGCTGCGCCAACTTTCCGACCTGTCCCGACACTCGCTGGGCGTCCTGGAGGAGCTGGAGGGCGAGCTGGCGTCCGTGTGCCGGAGGTCCGGCGCGCTGGAGGGCAGACTGGGCCGAGTGGTCGGCATGCTCCGAAAGAACCAGCACACAG CCACCGTCGGACTCGAGGCGGAGAGCGGCAGGCGCGGAGGCagccgcggcggcggcgacggcggcggcaaCCACCACAACCACGCCGGAGGAGGACGGCGGGGAAGCGGCGAGCTCGGCAACGGCGCGGCCCACTTCaggtctccatggcaacagagCGTGAACGTGTTTGGCTCCTGGAGCAGACCCGAGTGTGTCGAAGAGCTCCACCAGCAGGCGCAGCTTAACCTCCAGAGCCTGCTGCAAG actttgaggagCAGCTGTGCGACGGCCAGCCGCCGGGTCAGACGTTCCGCCGCCCGCCCTCGCAGAGCTCCGACGACGCCTCGCCGGGCTCCCCCGGCAACAAGCGGCCCGACTTCATCTTTCTG CCGGCCTCCAAGCAGCTCTACGAAGATGAGACCACCAGCTCGGTCTTCGGACTGAGGTCCCTGGCCGGCCCGTCTCCCTCGCCTTCCCCGTCCCCCTGCGAGTCGGATCGCCTCCCGTCGGGCTGGAGCGCCGGACCGCCCGTCGCAGAGAAACCGCGCTGGCACCTTGGTAGACGGGCGCCAGCTCACGCCACAGCAG GTGAAGGAGGAGGCAAGTTCCACGGTGCGGATCTGCTCCAGCACTCGGCGTCCTTATCCCCCTCTCCGGCGGAGCGCTTCCACCAGCCCCGCTCCCTGGAGCCCGTCGCTGACACCCCTCGTCAGAACCTCGCCCTGAGGAAGATCCGCTCCAACCTCGACGCCGCCTCGCCTTCAG ATATCATCCCGGACCAACCGGGAACCATGGACCACTCCGGCCTGCTTTACTCCAACGCTCCGTCCGGCGCCTGGAACGGACCGAAAGGCTCCACCTTCTCTCCCGGGGCCTGGAACGAGCCTTACAATTACATCGGCAAGAAAGGGCCGGCCGTTCCGCCCAAGCAACGCGGCGTCGTCGGCCGCGCGGGAGGCGGGGCTCACGAAGGCCTGACGTTAGTGAGCAACTCGCAGTCCGTCTCCTCCTCTCCCGCGTCGGACGCTTCCGGGAGACGGCGGGACGACGCGCcggggttagagaggaggagcGAGACGGAGGGGGCCGCGGCCGACGGCGGGACGGGGACGGGGAGGGGAAGGGGGATGTCGGCGCGCTCCTTAGCCGCGGCGAACGCGTTCAAGTTCCGGGAACGTTCTCTCTCCACGCCCACCGACTCTGATTCCTTTTGCTTTACCGAGGTTGGCACGGAGCGACCCGACGGGACTCTGGCATCCACGGGGAACGGGACCGTGACATCTACAGAGCACCGGTGGCAGCATCCTAACTTTTTGGGTCTCGGTGAGAATTACGCTCTGCTCTATCCCAGAGGGAGCTCAGAAGACAGCGCCAGTACCGCGGACACGATCTCCGTTTCGGCGTCGGACTACGCCGCCGAAGGACGCTTGTGCCTGCGCTCGCGGTCCATCTCGCTGAAAAAGTCAAAGCGCAAGCCTCCGCCTCCAGTGAGGAGCGTGTCTCTCATGAAGAACCTGGACCAGGCCGAGGGAAGGATCCACCACGAGGGCGGTTTGCATCGGGACGGACGCCCAAAGAGCCTGCACATCCCGAGGGACCCGTTTCCAGACTTCCAGCCCGATTTCCTTTTGCCCGCTTCTAGATCAGGGGAGCCGGGCCAGGTAGCCTGCGCCGGACTTCCCGACCGGGAGGTCCGCGCTTCGGAAAAGGAGGCGGAGCCGACTTTCTCCTCTCACTGGCAGCTGGGGGAGCGGAAGAGCAATGACCCCTACAG GTCTTTATCGGGCTCCAGCACCGCGACCGGTACGACCGCGATGGAACGCGTGAAAGTCAAAGGCAGTTGGGAGTCGCCGCTCGACTCGCCCGCCACCTCCGGAGCCACGTCGCCCTCGCACCTCCTCGCGGGAACGGACGTCAAGCCCGTTTCGCCCTTCAAGCCCCCGGGACTCGTGTCTCCATCGAGCGGCTATTCCAGTCAGTCGGAAACACCCACCCCTACCGTGCCGCCGGGTCAGACGGCGGGCGCGGGGTCGTCCGGGACGACGGGATGTAAGATGCGGCCAAAGATCCCCGAAAGAAAATCTTCGCTCCCTTCGCCGAAGGATCCCGCCGCCAGGTCCAGATTATCCTTTGAGATGCCAGGGAACGCCCATCCGGAGCTCTCGTCAATCAAGCCGAAGCAAAAAGCCAGCAGGCGGCATTCGGACACGTCCGCCGCCGCGAAACCTGGAAAAATCAGCCCCGGCTCTTCGCAGGTCCTCCCGACGGTCACCCAGAACGAACTGAAAAGAGTCCGTCTCCGTTCGGTCTCGCGAGGCGATCTGGAGGACTGCCCGGACGGTGCGTCGGACACCATCGAAGAAGAGCAGCAGCGCAGGGACTTTGAAGATGACTCCAGCCCGCCTCCCGCTCAACCTAAACCCAAGCCGCCAATTTCTGTCAAACCCCCTCTTCCGAAACGGCCCCTTAATCTGCTCCTGAAGTCCCAGTGCTCCACGCCCACCCTCACCCTGGATTCTCCCCCGGCGTCGCCCGTCGACCGCCCGGTTCCCCTGGGCAACATTTACAAAGTCATGAAGAaaccaaaacccaaaaaaagtcaatcaCAAAGTCTTTCCAACGCATCCGCGATCCAAGATTATAATTCGACTCACGCCACCTCCAACCGGTGCCTCTTTGATCTCCCGCCCCTTCCCGACCCCCAGCCTCTCCTGGAGGATCCCGAttcggagccgggatttgatccCGGCCTCCGACTCGGGCCAGAGGACGGCGGCTCGCTCCCTTCTCCTTGCAGTAATCGGGAGGCTCCGGAACTCCCGGACAAGAGCAAGACTCTTCCTTCCAGAATGACAATCTCCTGTCTGGCAGAGCTCTCTGACAAAAAGAAATCCAAG GTTCCACCCCCGGTGCCCAAGAAGCCAAACGTCCtactccttccttcctcctccgcccaCTCCTCAACTAACACCGGAACGGAGCGCCGGACCGCGGCGGCCGACAGCCCGCCGGGGCCTCCGTCTCCCGGAGATCCTTTCCCCCCGGAAAAGATTCCTATAAGTCCTGAAACGTCGACGGAAGATGAGAATCACCTGGGAGCAGACGTCTCGACGGAGTGTTTGCTTCACTCTTCCCTGCCGCCGGATTCCTCCCTCGCGGCGCCGGATGAGAAAAGGGCCGCCGCGGGGATTGAGGCAG acgacgacgacgacgacgacgacggcgcggCCGGCGACAAAACGGTGCTTCACATCGCGGAGGAAACGGATGAAGACTTCCCGGCCAGCGCGGCTGCAACGCACACCACCGAAGACCTGTTCACCATCATACACAG GTCCAAGCGGAAGGTCCTGGGTCGCAAGGAGCCTTCCGACTCCTTCGGAAGCCGCCAGAGTCTGACGTCCCCGGTCAAGCAGCTGAACCCCGGCCAGAGGTCCAGCTCCCGCAACGAGAACTTCATGGCCTTGTTGCAGAAGAAGGGCAGTAAGTCTTCCAGCGCGGGGGCCAGGGTGTCCGCCGCCGAACTTCTCAAAAGCACAAACCCCCTGGCGCGACGCGTCACCGATCTCCCGGGCGAGGCGGGGGAGGTCCAATTCGGCCAAGGCAAAGTCAACGATCAGTGA